In Helicobacter sp. 11S03491-1, a genomic segment contains:
- a CDS encoding helix-turn-helix transcriptional regulator, with the protein MKNKINLQTYNINDLKAKYLKGEVLKEYQALEPLIEIKSKMLQARNDAKLTQEDVAKALNTYVSNISRLESSSSSPSLNTLMKYAQACGKKLKIDFVDR; encoded by the coding sequence ATGAAAAATAAAATAAATCTTCAAACTTACAACATCAATGATCTTAAAGCAAAGTATTTAAAAGGAGAGGTTTTGAAAGAATATCAAGCTCTTGAACCCCTCATTGAAATCAAATCTAAAATGCTTCAAGCAAGAAATGACGCTAAGCTTACTCAAGAAGATGTAGCAAAAGCACTCAACACTTATGTAAGCAATATTTCAAGACTTGAAAGCTCTTCAAGTTCCCCCAGCTTAAATACACTGATGAAATACGCTCAAGCTTGCGGCAAAAAACTAAAAATTGATTTTGTGGATAGATAA
- a CDS encoding type II toxin-antitoxin system RelE/ParE family toxin: protein MQVIFFNENVEKDTMSLNPDLVAKFFEIIELMDRINSANLGMPYTKSLNNGLFEIRLKAKSGIARSVFCYFEKNSIVILHTFVKKSQKTPIKDINICIQRKKDLLNEK, encoded by the coding sequence TTGCAAGTAATTTTCTTTAATGAAAATGTTGAGAAAGATACGATGAGTTTGAATCCTGATTTGGTGGCTAAGTTTTTTGAAATTATTGAATTGATGGATAGAATAAATTCTGCTAATCTTGGAATGCCTTATACAAAATCTTTGAATAACGGATTGTTTGAAATCAGACTAAAGGCAAAGAGCGGAATTGCTAGAAGCGTGTTTTGTTATTTTGAAAAAAACTCAATCGTAATTTTGCATACTTTTGTTAAAAAATCTCAAAAAACACCTATAAAAGATATAAATATCTGCATACAAAGAAAAAAGGATCTTTTGAATGAAAAATAA